Proteins encoded in a region of the Triplophysa rosa linkage group LG14, Trosa_1v2, whole genome shotgun sequence genome:
- the rffl gene encoding E3 ubiquitin-protein ligase rififylin isoform X3, with translation MNFAIQHSRSVWSMWASCCGWLCLDDSTVEETRSSTRHQAFTNSGFSSSPSPPAPEPTCKACGGQFDILARKHTCMDCKKSYCSRCSAQQDLQPWLCHTCHRFHGILFERAELMKLKVKDLRDYLHLHEVATQMCREKEELVELVLGQHTPTSETHIPLPTSIHLDQQQTPGIPVITASPSGNNAVTELGPQDQATEDEQSSDSEEVFAPGRRASLSDLRSAEDIEALSVRQLKEILARNFVDYKGCCEKWELMERVKRLFQDQKDLQTIISNAMEGTDTGTGTPGEENICKICMDSPIDCVLLECGHMVTCTKCGKRMNECPICRQYVVRAVHVFRS, from the exons GTGTGGAGTATGTGGGCCAGTTGCTGCGGCTGGCTCTGCCTGGATGATTCCACAGTGGAGGAAACCAGAAGTAGCACACGTCACCAGGCCTTCACCAACTCGGGCTTCAGCAGTTCCCCGTCTCCTCCCGCACCTGAACCCACATGCAAGGCATGTGGAGGTCAATTTGACATCCTCGCCAGGAAG CACACATGCATGGACTGCAAGAAAAGTTACTGCAGTCGCTGCTCCGCTCAGCAGGACCTCCAGCCGTGGCTCTGCCACACCTGCCATCGTTTTCACGGCATCCTGTTTGAGCGAGCCGAGCTGATGAAGCTCAAAGTGAAAGACCTGAGAGACTACCTGCACCTGCACGAAGTTGCCACGCAGATGTGCCGGGAGAAAGAAGAGCTGGTCGAGCTGGTTCTCGGCCAGCACACGCCCACATCCGAGACACACATTCCACTCCCTACAAGCATACACTTGGATCAACAGCAGACCCCTGGTATTCCAGTCATAACAGCGAGCCCATCAGGGAACAATGCTGTCACAGAATTGGGACCCCAGGATCAAGCAACTGAAGATGAACAG TCATCAGACTCCGAGGAGGTGTTTGCCCCTGGGCGACGGGCGTCACTGTCAGACCTCAGGTCAGCGGAGGATATCGAGGCTCTGAGTGTCCGGCAGTTGAAGGAGATTCTGGCAAGAAACTTTGTGGACTACAAAGGATGCTGCGAGAAGTGGGAACTGATGGAGAGAGTCAAGCGTCTCTTCCAAGACCAGAAAGACCTGCAAACCATAA tatcaaATGCCATGGAAGGCACAG ACACAGGGACCGGGACGCCCGGTGAGGAGAACATTTGTAAGATCTGTATGGACTCACCCATTGACTGTGTTCTTTTGGAGTGCGGACACATGGTCACATGCACCAAGTGCGGCAAGCGCATGAACGAATGCCCCATATGCCGGCAGTACGTGGTGCGGGCAGTGCACGTGTTCAGGTCCTGA
- the rffl gene encoding E3 ubiquitin-protein ligase rififylin isoform X2 has product MWASCCGWLCLDDSTVEETRSSTRHQAFTNSGFSSSPSPPAPEPTCKACGGQFDILARKHTCMDCKKSYCSRCSAQQDLQPWLCHTCHRFHGILFERAELMKLKVKDLRDYLHLHEVATQMCREKEELVELVLGQHTPTSETHIPLPTSIHLDQQQTPGIPVITASPSGNNAVTELGPQDQATEDEQSLSVAEVTTESDMDADLHVEQELQSSDSEEVFAPGRRASLSDLRSAEDIEALSVRQLKEILARNFVDYKGCCEKWELMERVKRLFQDQKDLQTIISNAMEGTDTGTGTPGEENICKICMDSPIDCVLLECGHMVTCTKCGKRMNECPICRQYVVRAVHVFRS; this is encoded by the exons ATGTGGGCCAGTTGCTGCGGCTGGCTCTGCCTGGATGATTCCACAGTGGAGGAAACCAGAAGTAGCACACGTCACCAGGCCTTCACCAACTCGGGCTTCAGCAGTTCCCCGTCTCCTCCCGCACCTGAACCCACATGCAAGGCATGTGGAGGTCAATTTGACATCCTCGCCAGGAAG CACACATGCATGGACTGCAAGAAAAGTTACTGCAGTCGCTGCTCCGCTCAGCAGGACCTCCAGCCGTGGCTCTGCCACACCTGCCATCGTTTTCACGGCATCCTGTTTGAGCGAGCCGAGCTGATGAAGCTCAAAGTGAAAGACCTGAGAGACTACCTGCACCTGCACGAAGTTGCCACGCAGATGTGCCGGGAGAAAGAAGAGCTGGTCGAGCTGGTTCTCGGCCAGCACACGCCCACATCCGAGACACACATTCCACTCCCTACAAGCATACACTTGGATCAACAGCAGACCCCTGGTATTCCAGTCATAACAGCGAGCCCATCAGGGAACAATGCTGTCACAGAATTGGGACCCCAGGATCAAGCAACTGAAGATGAACAG AGCTTGTCAGTGGCAGAGGTGACAACTGAAAGTGACATGGACGCAGATCTGCATGTGGAGCAGGAGTTGCAG TCATCAGACTCCGAGGAGGTGTTTGCCCCTGGGCGACGGGCGTCACTGTCAGACCTCAGGTCAGCGGAGGATATCGAGGCTCTGAGTGTCCGGCAGTTGAAGGAGATTCTGGCAAGAAACTTTGTGGACTACAAAGGATGCTGCGAGAAGTGGGAACTGATGGAGAGAGTCAAGCGTCTCTTCCAAGACCAGAAAGACCTGCAAACCATAA tatcaaATGCCATGGAAGGCACAG ACACAGGGACCGGGACGCCCGGTGAGGAGAACATTTGTAAGATCTGTATGGACTCACCCATTGACTGTGTTCTTTTGGAGTGCGGACACATGGTCACATGCACCAAGTGCGGCAAGCGCATGAACGAATGCCCCATATGCCGGCAGTACGTGGTGCGGGCAGTGCACGTGTTCAGGTCCTGA
- the rffl gene encoding E3 ubiquitin-protein ligase rififylin isoform X1 → MNFAIQHSRSVWSMWASCCGWLCLDDSTVEETRSSTRHQAFTNSGFSSSPSPPAPEPTCKACGGQFDILARKHTCMDCKKSYCSRCSAQQDLQPWLCHTCHRFHGILFERAELMKLKVKDLRDYLHLHEVATQMCREKEELVELVLGQHTPTSETHIPLPTSIHLDQQQTPGIPVITASPSGNNAVTELGPQDQATEDEQSLSVAEVTTESDMDADLHVEQELQSSDSEEVFAPGRRASLSDLRSAEDIEALSVRQLKEILARNFVDYKGCCEKWELMERVKRLFQDQKDLQTIISNAMEGTDTGTGTPGEENICKICMDSPIDCVLLECGHMVTCTKCGKRMNECPICRQYVVRAVHVFRS, encoded by the exons GTGTGGAGTATGTGGGCCAGTTGCTGCGGCTGGCTCTGCCTGGATGATTCCACAGTGGAGGAAACCAGAAGTAGCACACGTCACCAGGCCTTCACCAACTCGGGCTTCAGCAGTTCCCCGTCTCCTCCCGCACCTGAACCCACATGCAAGGCATGTGGAGGTCAATTTGACATCCTCGCCAGGAAG CACACATGCATGGACTGCAAGAAAAGTTACTGCAGTCGCTGCTCCGCTCAGCAGGACCTCCAGCCGTGGCTCTGCCACACCTGCCATCGTTTTCACGGCATCCTGTTTGAGCGAGCCGAGCTGATGAAGCTCAAAGTGAAAGACCTGAGAGACTACCTGCACCTGCACGAAGTTGCCACGCAGATGTGCCGGGAGAAAGAAGAGCTGGTCGAGCTGGTTCTCGGCCAGCACACGCCCACATCCGAGACACACATTCCACTCCCTACAAGCATACACTTGGATCAACAGCAGACCCCTGGTATTCCAGTCATAACAGCGAGCCCATCAGGGAACAATGCTGTCACAGAATTGGGACCCCAGGATCAAGCAACTGAAGATGAACAG AGCTTGTCAGTGGCAGAGGTGACAACTGAAAGTGACATGGACGCAGATCTGCATGTGGAGCAGGAGTTGCAG TCATCAGACTCCGAGGAGGTGTTTGCCCCTGGGCGACGGGCGTCACTGTCAGACCTCAGGTCAGCGGAGGATATCGAGGCTCTGAGTGTCCGGCAGTTGAAGGAGATTCTGGCAAGAAACTTTGTGGACTACAAAGGATGCTGCGAGAAGTGGGAACTGATGGAGAGAGTCAAGCGTCTCTTCCAAGACCAGAAAGACCTGCAAACCATAA tatcaaATGCCATGGAAGGCACAG ACACAGGGACCGGGACGCCCGGTGAGGAGAACATTTGTAAGATCTGTATGGACTCACCCATTGACTGTGTTCTTTTGGAGTGCGGACACATGGTCACATGCACCAAGTGCGGCAAGCGCATGAACGAATGCCCCATATGCCGGCAGTACGTGGTGCGGGCAGTGCACGTGTTCAGGTCCTGA